The Mauremys mutica isolate MM-2020 ecotype Southern chromosome 1, ASM2049712v1, whole genome shotgun sequence genome has a segment encoding these proteins:
- the GPRC5A gene encoding retinoic acid-induced protein 3 gives MASMPPPGCNENINSDYYLLCDTEQAWGIVLETLATAGVIVTISFILLLLIFVGKVQDSTKRSMIPIYFLFLLGTLGIFGLTFAFIIRLNVRTGPTRFFLFGVLFALCFSCLLTHAFNLVKLVRGKAPFWYPVLLVIAISLTVVQIIIAIVYVVVIVARQNIQFTTMSPEQRNMDFVMLLIYVLLLMALTFLVSMFTFCGTYKRWKRHGAHIYVTGLFSIAIWVVWITMLMRGNPELKKRPIWDDPVISIALVSNGWVFLMMYMVPEFCYLTSPRNPEDYPPENYSCQPKLMKKNFGVENQAYIKEETTTGPENNRDPCYVPHYAHFQMESLKPQQEFSIPRPKTQISPYKDYTGGQDTK, from the exons ATGGCTTCCATGCCTCCTCCAGGCTGCAACGAGAACATTAACTCTGACTATTATTTACTCTGTGACACTGAACAAGCCTGGGGCATCGTCCTAGAAACACTGGCTACAGCTGGTGTCATTGTCACAATCAGCTTCATTCTCTTGCTACTCATCTTCGTCGGTAAGGTCCAAGACTCCACCAAGCGAAGCATGATCCCTATCTATTTCCTCTTCCTCTTAGGCACCCTAGGGATCTTTGGCCTCACCTTTGCTTTCATCATTAGACTTAATGTCCGGACCGGCCCCACCCGCTTCTTCCTCTTTGGCGTCCTCTTCGCCCTCTGCTTTTCCTGCCTCCTGACCCATGCCTTCAACCTTGTCAAACTGGTGAGGGGGAAGGCCCCCTTTTGGTACCCAGTGTTGCTGGTTATTGCCATTAGCCTCACTGTGGTGCAGATTATTATAGCCATAGTGTATGTAGTCGTCATAGTGGCCAGACAAAATATTCAATTTACTACGATGAGTCCAGAACAACGCAATATGGACTTTGTCATGCTTCTGATCTATGTGCTCCTCTTGATGGCACTCACCTTCCTGGTCTCCATGTTTACCTTCTGTGGGACATACAAACGCTGGAAGAGGCATGGAGCACACATCTATGTCACTGGCCTGTTCTCCATAGCCATCTGGGTGGTGTGGATCACCATGCTCATGCGAGGCAACCCAGAATTAAAGAAACGGCCCATCTGGGATGATCCTGTCATCAGCATCGCTCTGGTGTCCAATGGATGGGTCTTCCTGATGATGTACATGGTGCCTGAATTCTGTTATCTCACAAGTCCACGCAACCCTGAGGACTACCCTCCAGAAAACTATTCTTGCCAGCCTAAACTCATGAAGAAGAACTTTGGAGTGGAGAACCAAGCCTATATCAAGGAGGAGACCACAACAG gCCCAGAAAACAACAGGGATCCATGCTACGTTCCACATTATGCTCACTTTCAGATGGAG AGCCTCAAACCTCAGCAGGAGTTCTCCATCCCCCGGCCTAAAACCCAGATCAGTCCATACAAGGATTACACCGGTGGGCAAGACACCAAGTAA